One window from the genome of Garra rufa chromosome 1, GarRuf1.0, whole genome shotgun sequence encodes:
- the plbd1a gene encoding phospholipase B-like 1, with the protein MTNSGVCVLILACFAATARSDKVLKATAYWDSTHKVVLLKEGVLDKQGDAYGYYNDTLSSTGWGVLEIRAGYGQTAEPDDVTMFTAGYLEGFLTAPQIFDHYTNMYPQLIENPKTLVAVKRYMAKQDDWTRRQVKRNTTDPLWIHTGLILAQLDGLQAGVTQWAKQHGRTPLSQFAIQFLNAVGDLLDLIPALVPSETSGFKYKAPPMGHCSALIKMLPGFENLLFAHSSWYTYAATMRIYKHWDFKLNEPHTATGKLSFSSYPGFLVSLDDFYLLGSGLMMTQTTNNVFNTSLYSYITPASLFSWQRVRLAHALANTGEQWAKTFSKYNSGTYNNQYMVVDVSKVNLGSSLEDGALTVVEQIPGLVEYSDQTQTLRRGYWPSYNVPFHRKIYSLSGYEQMWKKHGEDFSYDLCPRAKIFRRDQSSVGDLKSLKHIMRYNDYKNDPYSQGDPCKSICCRNDLRDKNASPDGCYDTKVTDLRMAQEFVAEALNGPTTEGGLPVFSWEMFNSTSHQSLPLKYNFSFVLMQPLLFSP; encoded by the exons ATGACAAACAGCGGCGTTTGTGTTTTAATTCTCGCTTGTTTTGCTGCAACAGCGAGAAGCGACA AGGTGCTGAAGGCCACAGCATACTGGGACTCGACCCATAAGGTGGTTCTGCTGAAGGAGGGCGTTCTGGACAAGCAGGGCGACGCGTACGGTTACTATAATGACACTCTGTCTTCCACGGGATGGGGCGTGCTGGAGATCCGCGCCGGATACGGACAGACGGCGGAGCCGGACGACGTCACCATGTTCACGGCGGGATATCTAGAGGGTTTTCTAACTGCGCC GCAGATTTTTGATCATTACACCAACATGTACCCGCAGCTGATCGAGAATCCCAAAACGCTGGTGGCCGTGAAGCGCTACATGGC TAAGCAGGACGACTGGACTCGCCGTCAAGTGAAGCGTAACACCACTGATCCTCTGTGGATTCACACGGGTCTGATTCTGGCGCAGCTGGACGGACTGCAGGCCGGAGTCACCCAATGGGCCAAACAACACGGGAGGACG CCTCTGTCCCAGTTTGCCATTCAGTTCTTGAATGCGGTCGGTGATCTGCTGGATCTGATCCCGGCGCTGGTTCCCAGTGAGACGTCCGGCTTTAAGTATAAAGCTCCTCCGATGGGCCACTGCTCTGCGCTCATAAAG ATGTTGCCTGGCTTTGAGAACCTGTTGTTCGCTCACTCCAGCTGGTACACATACGCCGCCACCATGCGCATCTACAAACACTGGGACTTCAAACTGAACGAACCACATACAGCCACAGGAAAACTCTCCTTCAGCAGCTACCCTG GGTTTCTGGTGTCTCTGGATGATTTCTATCTGCTGGGCAGCGGTTTAATGATGACTCAGACCACCAACAACGTCTTCAACACCTCGCTGTACTCCTACATCACTCCTGCTAGTCTCTTCTCCTGGCAGAGGGTTCGACTGGCACACGCACTGGCTAACACCGGAGAGCAGTGGGCCAAAACCTTCTCCAAATACAACTCTG GGACGTATAATAACCAGTACATGGTCGTGGACGTCAGTAAAGTGAATCTGGGCAGCAGTCTTGAGGACGGAGCGCTGACTGTAGTCGAGCAGATCCCGGGACTGGTGGAGTATTCAGACCAGACACAGACGCTGCGCAGAG GTTACTGGCCGTCCTACAATGTGCCGTTCCATCGTAAGATCTACAGTCTGAGCGGATATGAGCAGATGTGGAAGAAGCACGGCGAGGACTTCTCCTACGACCTCTGCCCTCGTGCCAAGATCTTCCGCCGCGACCAGTCGTCCGTCGGCGATCTGAAATCCCTCAAACACATCATGAGATACAATG ATTATAAGAACGACCCGTACTCACAGGGCGACCCGTGTAAGTCCATCTGCTGTCGCAACGACCTGCGGGATAAAAATGCCAGTCCTGACGGATGTTACGACACAAAG GTGACAGATCTGCGCATGGCTCAGGAGTTCGTGGCGGAGGCGCTGAACGGCCCGACCACAGAAGGAGGGCTTCCCGTCTTCTCCTGGGAGATGTTCAATAGCACGTCCCATCAGAGTCTTCCTCTGAAATACAACTTCAGCTTTGTCCTGATGCAGCCGCTGCTCTTCAGCCCCTGA
- the LOC141289949 gene encoding uncharacterized protein, translated as MVVGRRIYTCHQGVDKHKHDKQKRQQQLVDDHSDHCYKERRHLLQVSKKLDCPARIYLVHIIRFPDYKIPDDIHKQRKESAGRLRHALATNPSAVKFEKQYVACFPGIEEHKNHPVVGEAAEIREPVDTRVEKHIEKLALAGARKVSEVRRHISIFVAELFRGEAPPPPTRRRFYPLDKDIRNIIKATNDSKRQSSIDQVNLQGLVDNWTKYHDCLIKYRPSQEDDDETTADVREALAVFREWNPDWKPSHFMVDFSEVEIGALEAVFHESKVLLCDFHREKAWVEWTRKKDNGCHEEVLPLLRSIADSPTEEEFACRLFLLQQSKAWQENEKLRRWFSNKWLPQTKRWVRVFRGESLRVAIYTNNGVERQNETLKHTYLEGYKNCSLSEMLTVIVTGFLPRTYQKYIELNVKCSSGYRKYSERLPLFLRDRPRVVVDHIMDRHLQAMSYQREDVIMHGDGAFSVKSQTADYYKIYFGSHTTMPSCTCEDWQRNLLPCKHFCAVFSMVQGWGWEKLGVMYRDNPLFSLDVICLTSSITPRDSSPPPRDSSPPPRDSSPPPRDSSPPPRDSSPPPRDSSPPPRDSSPPPRDSSPPPRDSSPPPRDSSPPTQDDTSSSVPPKGNSKTKKRQKCGSLLREISDLTYHLQDEPFLDSLTVRLNDLLEDVRRHTPHDDTLPLSYTPPSKKYRSLKPLSMIPRKHPFSGRFGRRAEARKASFNI; from the exons ATGGTGGTGGGGAGAAGGATCTACACCTGTCACCAAGGTGTCGACAAGCACAAACACGACAAACAAAAAAGACAACAACAACTG GTCGATGACCACTCGGACCATTGTTATAAAGAAAGACGACATCTTCTTCAAGTCTCGAAGAAACTGGACTGCCCAGCCAGAATATATTTGGTTCATATAATCAGATTCCCTGATTACAAG ATACCTGATGACATTCATAAACAGAGGAAGGAGAGTGCTGGCCGTCTGAGACACGCCTTAGCAACAAACCCATCAGCAGTGAAGTTTGAAAAGCAATATGTTGCATGCTTCCCAGGGATCGAGGAGCATAAAAACCATCCTGTGGTAGGAGAG GCAGCTGAGATCCGTGAGCCAGTGGACACTAGGGTGGAGAAGCACATAGAGAAGTTAGCATTGGCTGGTGCTAGGAAAGTCAGTGAAGTCAGGAGGCACATTTCCATCTTTGTGGCTGAACTGTTTAGAGGAGAGGCTCCCCCTCCACCCACAAGGAGGAGGTTTTACCCTCTTGACAAAGATATCAGAAATATAATCAAGGCGACAAATGACAGCAAAAGACAGTCAAGCATTGACCAAGTCAATCTGCAG GGACTGGTGGACAACTGGAcaaaataccatgactgtctgaTCAAATATCGACCCAGTCAGGAAGATGATGATG AAACAACAGCCGATGTTAGGGAGGCCCTTGCTGTGTTTAGGGAGTGGAACCCTGATTGGAAGCCGAGCCACTTTATGGTTGATTTCAGCGAGGTGGAAATTGGTGCGCTGGAGGCGGTGTTCCATG AGTCCAAAGTCCTTCTGTGTGACTTTCACAGAGAAAAAGCCTGGGTGGAGTGGACCAGGAAAAAAGACAATGGATGCCATGAAGAGGTGCTCCCTCTCCTCAGGTCTATTGCAGACTCACCCACAGAGGAGGAGTTTGCGTGCCGTCTTTTTCTGCTCCAACAAAGCAAAGCGTGGCAGGAGAATGAGAAACTGAGGAGGTGGTTCTCAAATAAATGGCTACCCCAAACCAAA AGATGGGTTCGTGTCTTCAGAGGAGAAAGTCTCAGGGTGGCCATCTACACCAACAATGGTGTCGAGAGACAAAATGAGACTCTGAAGCACACTTATTTGGAGGGCTACAAAAACTGTAGTCTCAGCGAAATGCTTACAGTGATTGTGACAGGCTTTCTACCTAGGACATATCAAAA GTACATTGAGCTCAATGTGAAGTGCTCTAGTGGGTACCGCAAATACAGTGAGAGGCTGCCTTTGTTCCTGAGAGACAGGCCCCGTGTTGTGGTTGACCACATCATGGATCGCCATCTCCAGGCCATGTCCTACCAACGGGAAGATGTCATAATGCATGGGGATGGAGCTTTCAGTGTGAAGAGCCAGACTGCtgattattacaaaatatattttggttCCCACACAACAATGCCCTCCTGCACGTGTGAAGACTGGCAGAGGAATCTACTGCCTTGCAAGCACTTCTGTGCTGTTTTTAGCATGGTACAGGGGTGGGGCTGGGAGAAATTAGGGGTGATGTATCGGGATAACCCCTTATTTTCTTTGGATGTCATATGTTTAACGAGTTCCATTACACCCCGAGACAGCAGCCCTCCACCCCGAGACAGCAGCCCTCCACCCCGAGACAGCAGCCCTCCTCCCCGAGACAGCAGCCCTCCACCCCGAGACAGCAGCCCTCCTCCACGAGACAGCAGCCCTCCTCCCCGAGACAGCAGCCCTCCACCCCGAGACAGCAGCCCTCCTCCACGAGACAGCAGCCCTCCACCCCGAGACAGCAGCCCTCCTACCCAGGATGACACCAGCAGCAGCGTTCCTCCCAAAGGCAACAGCAAGacaaagaaaaggcaaaagtgtGGGAGCCTACTGCGTGAAATATCAGATCTCACTTACCATCTACAGGATGAGCCATTTCTGGACTCCTTGACTGTTCGATTGAATGACCTTTTGGAAGATGTGAGGCGTCATACCCCTCATGATGATACACTTCCCCTTTCTTACACACCTCCATCCAAAAAATATAGATCCCTCAAACCCCTAAGCATGATCCCCAGAAAACATCCATTCTCTGGAAGGTTTGGCCGTCGTGCTGAAGCAAGGAAAGCAAGCTTCAATATTTAA